One part of the Pirellulales bacterium genome encodes these proteins:
- a CDS encoding sodium-dependent transporter — protein MDNQKSFSSRWALLFAMLSMAVGTGSIWRFPRILAKNGGGTFLVPWVISLLAWSIPLIILEFALGRGMRAGPLGSIVRLVGQKFAWMGAWITLTAVAIMFYYSVITGWVLEYLIVSVTGQLAKANPQQYYDQFVAGPWPLVLHVVCMSLALLVIWRGVGAIERVTTLLLPSLFFLVVALAVRACLLPGAERGLAFIFKVDWQQLGNYSIWLEALTQNAWDTGSGWGLITVYAIYVRQKDDSSVNCFLLGIGNNVASLLSGVAVLCTIFSIMPEAEKEIVGAGNYGLTFVWFPQLFARMPAGGLFMIVFFAALFMAAFMSLISMVELAVRGLQDLGMTRERSLLIAGGIGLVGGVPSALSLDFLANQDWVWANALIPSGLMFAYVAIKYGIDEFRGRYINLACNQMTIGRWWNFVLGVLVPVQGVVLLVWFSWQKFPAAVTETGESVTMSTRLVEWLRPDAVENVGTVLAQWAALLMVLWAANRWMGRNAAEHGSAAGASEQSVP, from the coding sequence ATGGATAATCAAAAATCGTTCTCGTCCCGCTGGGCATTGTTGTTCGCGATGCTCAGCATGGCCGTCGGGACGGGCAGCATCTGGCGATTTCCGCGTATCCTGGCCAAGAATGGCGGCGGTACGTTTCTGGTGCCGTGGGTCATTTCGCTTCTCGCCTGGTCGATCCCGCTGATCATCCTCGAATTCGCTCTGGGGCGCGGCATGCGCGCCGGGCCGCTGGGGTCGATCGTGCGACTAGTGGGCCAGAAGTTTGCCTGGATGGGCGCCTGGATCACGCTCACGGCTGTGGCGATCATGTTCTACTACTCCGTCATCACCGGCTGGGTGCTGGAATACTTGATCGTGTCGGTGACCGGTCAATTGGCCAAGGCCAATCCCCAACAGTACTACGATCAGTTCGTCGCCGGTCCGTGGCCGCTGGTGCTGCATGTCGTCTGTATGTCGCTGGCGTTGTTGGTGATTTGGCGCGGCGTCGGTGCGATCGAGCGCGTGACAACGCTGCTTCTGCCGAGCTTGTTCTTTCTGGTCGTGGCATTGGCCGTGCGCGCTTGTCTGTTGCCCGGGGCCGAGCGTGGGCTGGCCTTTATCTTCAAGGTGGATTGGCAGCAGTTGGGCAACTACAGCATCTGGCTGGAGGCGCTAACGCAAAATGCCTGGGACACCGGGTCCGGCTGGGGGCTGATCACGGTTTATGCCATCTATGTGCGCCAGAAAGATGACAGCAGTGTGAATTGCTTCCTGTTGGGGATCGGCAACAACGTGGCTTCCTTGCTGTCGGGTGTGGCTGTGCTATGCACGATTTTTTCCATCATGCCCGAGGCTGAAAAAGAAATCGTCGGTGCCGGAAACTACGGGTTGACATTCGTGTGGTTTCCGCAGCTATTTGCCCGGATGCCGGCTGGCGGGCTGTTCATGATCGTTTTTTTCGCGGCGCTCTTCATGGCCGCCTTCATGTCCCTGATTTCGATGGTCGAACTGGCGGTACGCGGCTTGCAGGACCTGGGCATGACGCGCGAGCGCTCTCTGCTCATCGCAGGAGGCATTGGGCTAGTGGGGGGTGTGCCGTCTGCATTGAGTCTCGACTTTCTCGCCAACCAGGATTGGGTCTGGGCCAATGCCTTGATTCCCAGCGGCCTGATGTTTGCCTATGTGGCGATCAAATACGGCATCGACGAGTTCCGCGGTCGATATATCAATCTGGCCTGCAACCAAATGACGATCGGCCGATGGTGGAACTTCGTGCTCGGCGTGCTCGTCCCTGTGCAGGGCGTCGTGCTGCTCGTGTGGTTCTCCTGGCAGAAGTTTCCTGCCGCCGTGACCGAGACGGGAGAAAGCGTGACCATGAGCACGCGCCTGGTCGAGTGGCTTAGGCCCGACGCTGTCGAAAACGTGGGCACGGTGCTAGCACAGTGGGCCGCGTTGCTGATGGTGCTCTGGGCAGCGAACCGCTGGATGGGTAGAAATGCGGCCGAGCACGGGTCGGCTGCAGGTGCGTCGGAGCAAAGCGTTCCCTAG
- a CDS encoding aspartyl protease family protein, protein MSRQGLAFLSLLFFLPAVLLAATAGAQTVPVPADEVAARFEIGTDGDAVYLPVNVGDKTCLFLLDTGASYTIFDLSLLSTAPTGSLRERAPTGQFSTPRFDTPTATLGSFNLPDSVPFVAGVDLAPIREQCGDEVYGILGMDFLANHVVRFDFDQGECVFLKRSPTGAGEKIALRFARSKIPYIVANLAEASPEHFFIDTGASAWTDDGDLTKLVAKDLLDAGKARDIGRITLHDLSGASTLRRLQCETIEIGGITVANPIFATGDRANRLGMPFLARFVVTFDFPQGHMYLQGRKSFRPLGKFNSSGLWIVRREGKTVVDSVRGGSAAESAGLRAGDEILKLGEYDALQARLYRLYSLLSQEATTIDVIARRDGKKFGASLLLK, encoded by the coding sequence ATGAGCCGCCAAGGATTGGCTTTTTTGTCGCTGCTTTTCTTTCTGCCTGCGGTATTGCTGGCAGCGACGGCAGGGGCGCAGACGGTGCCAGTGCCCGCCGATGAGGTCGCCGCGCGCTTTGAAATCGGCACCGACGGCGATGCCGTCTATTTGCCGGTCAACGTCGGCGATAAAACGTGTCTCTTTTTGCTCGATACCGGCGCGTCGTACACGATATTCGATTTGTCGCTCTTATCGACAGCGCCGACCGGAAGCTTACGAGAGCGGGCGCCCACCGGGCAGTTTTCCACTCCGCGGTTCGATACTCCAACCGCGACGCTCGGCAGCTTCAACCTGCCAGACTCGGTGCCGTTTGTCGCCGGGGTTGATCTAGCGCCGATTCGCGAACAATGCGGTGACGAAGTTTACGGCATCCTCGGCATGGACTTTCTCGCCAATCATGTCGTGCGGTTCGACTTTGACCAGGGAGAATGCGTATTCCTCAAACGGTCGCCAACGGGGGCTGGGGAAAAGATCGCCCTCCGATTCGCACGCTCCAAGATCCCTTACATTGTGGCCAATCTGGCCGAGGCCTCGCCCGAACATTTTTTCATCGATACAGGTGCATCCGCCTGGACCGACGATGGCGACCTGACAAAGCTTGTCGCGAAAGACCTGCTCGACGCCGGCAAGGCCCGCGACATCGGGCGGATTACGTTGCACGATCTATCTGGCGCCTCGACGCTGCGGCGTTTGCAATGCGAGACAATCGAGATCGGCGGCATCACAGTAGCTAATCCCATCTTCGCCACTGGCGATCGCGCCAACCGTTTGGGCATGCCCTTTCTGGCCCGTTTTGTGGTGACCTTCGATTTTCCCCAGGGCCACATGTACTTGCAGGGCCGGAAATCGTTCCGGCCGTTGGGGAAATTCAATAGCAGTGGGTTATGGATCGTCCGCCGCGAGGGCAAAACCGTTGTCGACTCGGTCCGAGGCGGAAGCGCGGCGGAATCCGCAGGCTTGCGGGCCGGGGACGAGATTCTCAAGCTGGGCGAATACGACGCGTTACAGGCGCGGCTGTACCGGCTTTACTCGCTACTTTCGCAAGAAGCTACGACGATCGACGTCATCGCGCGACGCGACGGCAAGAAATTCGGCGCGTCGCTGTTGCTTAAATAA